In Brassica napus cultivar Da-Ae chromosome C2, Da-Ae, whole genome shotgun sequence, the sequence GTGGCTAATAGTGCCACGTCGAATAAGTGGCAGTATCGTGGCTATTATAGCCACTAGCAATAGCCACGTCTTAATATTATATCGTGGCTATTATAGCCACGAAAATGCGCGTGGTAATAACGTGGCTCTTAGCCACGAAAAGCCACGCTTATTTCTAGCCACGAGGCTATAGCCACGCTACTTTTCGGACATCTAAGCGTGGctgatttcttttatagccACAATAATTTGCTCTATAGCCACAACTTTGTAGTGGCTATGCGTTGGATTTTTACTAGTGGTGGAGGACGATGGCTGATGGTGATGGGATCTCGATCTTTGGGTCGAGTCATATTTGGATTGATCACAACTCGCTCTCTAGTTGCGCTGATGGGCTTATTGATACTTAACTACTTTACGCACCATAACGAGGTTATGTTGTTGGGGCATAGTGATACTTACACAAGGGACAAGGTGATGCAGGTTACTTTTGCTTATAACCATTTTGGTAGAGGTCTTATTCAGAGGATGCCAAGGTACATACTTGTTAGAACTCGTCTctacaaattattttatattttatcaatttatttatgCAAATGCTTTTTAATTATTCAGTTTGCTCTATTGTATAATTTGTGTTTCTACAatactttgaataatttatcATCTTAATCTTCAAAAGGATGAAACGTTTTTTGATTGTAGGTGTAGGCATGGATACTTCCATGTAGTGAACAATGACTACACACACTGGGAAATGTATGCAATTGGTGGCAGTGCTAGTCCCACCATCAATAGCCAAGGAAACAGATATCTTGCTCCGAGAAACCGGTTTGCTAAAGAGGTGACAAAGAGAGACTATGCAGGGCACTGGCAATGGAAGCATTGGAACTGGAGATCAGAAGGAGACCTTTTCCTAAACGGTGCTTTCTTCACACGTTCTGGATCAGGACGTGGAGCTAGCTACGCTCGAGCTTCAAGTTTGGAAGCCAAATCGTCATCCCTTGTTGGCGTCATTACCTCTAATGCTGGTGCTCTTAATTGCAGAGGTGGTCGCCGGTGTTAATACTTGTTCATTAGTCTGCTTTTGGGTTCTTACATTTATGCATGGCAATAGCACTATTGAAATGTTGAGGCTTGATTTAAAAACTGCCTCAACTGTAGTATAAAAGTTGTATGATTACATTCTTGTTTTACCACTCTCTTATATTTGATGTATCTATAAAAGCAAACAAAGTTGGGACTCCTCCTTTACTATCTTAATTTCTTATTACATCGTGGATAAGAGAATCTTGAAACCCACCAATTCATTGGTTAAGTGCTAGACAAAACATAGACTCATAGAGCACTTtctatgaaatatattttgatatcttaATTTCTTCTCCCGTTTATCATTTTCACATATTCTTTCaaatgtattttgctattttcttCTTAAATAAGCACTAAAATTTGTTTGGTCTCTAAAATAgtcttttctatttcttattctATATAGAAGATGgctatttttaccaaaaaaaaataaaataaattttgttctaatctattatttaaaatagcattttctatttcttactataaatatataatattgttgTTTCTTCCTCAAAAGACACTAATTAGAGTAAGAAATATATGTTAGTTGAATAAACAAATTGCTGAAATATTGGAGATCTTTTCCTTTGCTAACTCTCCCAGATTATTTGTAATTTCTATCTGATCTGACCAATTGCTGAAATATTGGAGATCTTACTTTCTCAAGTTAGTTACAGTGGTGACTATGTTCGTGTAGCTTATTAGATTTGGCTCTTAAATTTACGAGTATTAATTAGTTCTGCAAAGATTAGGGTGCtattttttggataattcagTGTTAATATTGGGTGTGTAAAATCCCGTCAATTTTAAATAGggactaaaataatatatttaaatgtagCATTACTAACTCAAACACTTGAAAAGTATTTTGTTTCTCAATTATGACCAAAAATTAGTTATTTGTTTTAATCTTTTATGACGAAACCAGAAATTAgcggttttcatttttttcatagaCTTCCaagaaatttattttcatagacTTCCAAGAAATTTATTAGCTAGTCTAAATCAATTATAGTTTCCCCAAACAAAGTATCAAAATTGGGTTTCGAAAGTTGAAAtcgcattttaaaaaaatgatgaacataAGAGCTTGAATCTCCACCAGGCACCAATACTTTAGTTAAGTAGAAAAACATACACATACTCTCATAATTTGGTGATCGTTTATTTGACGAATAAAATAAAGGATGTTAATTATCTTTAGAGTAAAATGCTGAACATAAGAGCAATGGTTTACTCCTTTTCTTCTTATATATTGGAGATATCTCCGCTTTACTTTAACAATTTGCTTTTCTTCCGTAACAGCCATCACAGTCttattaaattacaaaatattaacttactaaatataatcaaattgaaaaaaatatttgacgACTTCAAATGTGATAAACCCGCCAAAAATGATATATGTATTTGACGAGTTCAAATCTTAATTGGTATTAGAAGGCAAATCAACTGCGGCATCAGAATATATGGCAAACTCTCTTCCTGGAGTGTCAAGAATGGAGTGAAGTCCACCACCAACAGCAATCTGGAAGTATAAATTTCACATCTACATCAACAGTGTGAGTGTCTAACCTGCATACAAACAAACATAAACCAAGTTCTAAATCCATATTCAACCAAGAATACATAGAAGTGCATATCAAACATAGAAAGATAACTGAATATATAAATTCTGAGCTTCAACTTACCTTTCCATGACCTTAATGAACTTGACATTAGCATT encodes:
- the LOC106367044 gene encoding probable pectate lyase 20, with translation MGLLILNYFTHHNEVMLLGHSDTYTRDKVMQVTFAYNHFGRGLIQRMPRCRHGYFHVVNNDYTHWEMYAIGGSASPTINSQGNRYLAPRNRFAKEVTKRDYAGHWQWKHWNWRSEGDLFLNGAFFTRSGSGRGASYARASSLEAKSSSLVGVITSNAGALNCRGGRRC